CCCCGCTTCGACGTACGACGGTGGGTGAACCTGGAATCGTAGATCGTCGAGTGGGTGCATCCCACGATGTCGGCGCTTACCAACTGCTCTTCCGAGTAGCGCATGATGTCCGGATTCTTGCGCGCGTACTCCCTGAACATTCCGTGGACGTGTTCGTTGTCGTAATCTCCCAGGAGCGACACGTCGAGGATCACGATCGAGCCGGTCATGGTGGGCACACGGATCGACGATGCCTGGGAGCCTATGCCCAGTTCGCGGATGTCGGGGATCACCTCTATCACCGCGTTCGCCGCGCCGGTCGAGGTCGGTATCATGTTGTTCAGCGTGGAGCGCTTTTTGCGTGTGTCCTTTTCGCCGTCTTTCGGAAGAATGTCCAGCACGCTCTGGGAGTTCGTCGCCGCGTGCACCGTGGTGAGCGAGTACGAGATGAAGCGCTCGCCGAAATGGTCCACAAGGGCCTTGATCGGCGGGGCGCAGCAGTTGGTGGTGCACGACGCGTTCGATATCACGCTGTGCCGCGCGGAGTCATACGCCGAAAAGTTCACGCCGCCAACGAGCGTCACCGCGTCATCGGGCATCGGAGTTCCCTTCTTTTTTATCTTGAATGGGGCGCTGAGCACCACCTTCTTCGCATGGCCGAGGTGCCCCCGGAGAGCGTTTTCGTCGTTCACCGTCGGATCGGTGTACTTGCCGGTCGTGTCAAACACCACCTCCACGCCGTTCTCCGCCCAGGGCACGCCGCCCGGCGTACGGTGTGCGGCGTCCGAAAGCCAAATGATCCTCACGCCGTTGAGAAACAGTTCGCCGTTTTTCACCTCGACCGCGCCCCGGCCCAGAAAGCCCCCCACGAAACGCGAATAGGGACCGTAGGTCGAATCGTACCCGAGGTAGGTCGCAAGGTCCTCCACCCCCCGGCCCGTCTTTCTGCCCGTCGCGATCACGACCGCCCCGTGCTCCTTCCTCGCCGAGATGAGCCATACCAGAAGCTTGCCGATTCGGCCGATGCCGAAAACGCCGACCGGCGCCTTCGGCGACACTGCACTGCTCATACCGCACCTCCGTAGACCACTGCTCTGTTTATGACAGGATTGTCTTCTCCCTTCCGCCAATCCATTTTACAACCTTTTTTTAACCGTCGCGTGAAAGCCCGAGTATACGTGCCCGGTCGAACCGTCTATGGTCAGAAAATCCCCCTCGGCTATCACGAACCGCCCCTTTCCCTGCGCCTCGAGGTTCACAACCGCGCGGTTGGCCCCTTCGTCGACCCTCATGACCGAGAAGTCGCTCACGCCGGATTTTTCGAGCCGGCGCATCTGCAGAACGGCGTGCGAGGTCATGCCGCCCACGCTGGTAAGAATGCCTTCCGATTTCTTTATGCCGATCACGTCCTCGGGGTTGGTCTCCGGCCTCACCAGAATGATCTTGTCGCCTTTAAAACGCTTGCGAATGATATCGATCCGGTCGATATCGAACACCGCGCGCCCGCAGACCGCGCCGCCCGAGGCGGCCAGCCCCTTGCCCAGCAGGTATTCCAACAGAGCGAGCGGTCCCTCATCGAGCTCGTCCGTCTCGAAGATGTGATTGGTGATGCCGCGTATCTGGAGAATATAGAGCGTATCGTTCTCAAGGGTGAATTCTATCTCTACCTCGTTGCCCCAGCGCTCGCGGATGCGCTTCACGGCATCGTACACCTTGCGGTACTGCTCGGGATAGCTTCGCTCCATGGACGAGAATGGACTCGAGGCCGTGTAGGTCGAGCGCTGCTGTTCGCTGATCGGGAACACGCGCGCCACGCCGCTGACGATGTCGTGCCCCTGTGCGCGGGTCTTGTACTCGCCGAAGAGGCCGATGTTCTCGTAGCCCAGGTAGTGGCTGTGCACGACGCCGGTGATGGAATTGGGAGAGTTGTTGCCGAAGACCATCTTCTGTACGATGACCGCCGTGCCCCACTCGTCGGACATGTTGACGAACTGCCGGTAGTTGCGTGCAACCGGCGAGTTCCACGACTGGTACACCGCCACGATCGCATGATAGAGCTGTTCGTAGTGGTCCTTCGGCACCGAGAAACCGGCCCGGTTGATCGCATAGCGGTATTTCTTGGTGAGTATCTCCATCTGCCTGCCGGTAAGCTTCTCCTTGAGGTCGACGGCCGCCTCCTCCTTGGCCTGCGTCATGAGCCGCTCGTAGAGCGCGCGGTCCATCCCGTAATAGGAGAGCGCGAAGTCGTGGATAAGCCTCCTGTAGCAGTCGTAGGCGAACCAGGGGTCCTGCCGCGCGTAATAATCGATGACGTCCTGGGTGATCCCGACGTTCGTTATGGTGTCCATCACGCCAGGCATCGAGAACACCCCGCCGCTTCGCACCGACAGAAGCACCGGGTTGGAGGGATTGCCGAAGCGCCCGTCGGTGAGCCGGTCGACGTACTGCCTGAGCGAGAAGATGATCTTGCGCTGAAAGCGCGGATTGCGCACGTCGCCCTCGCGCAGGCGCTTGTAGAGCTCGGCCGAGAGCACTATGCCCTCGGGCACGCTTATGCTTTCCATGTTCGCGGCGATCACCAGCCCCTGCGCCTTGCCTCCGGCGAGCCACAGCGGCACGAAGAGCTCGCTGTAGGAATGCCGTCCCGGGTATTTGCCAATGGGGAAGAAGATATCCCCTTTGGCGCGCCGAACATCGCACGCATTGAGGCACACCGAATCGTCGCCCCGCCCAAGGGCCTGGTCCATGCGCTCCCGCAGGCGGATGAGCATGTTGTCGAAGAGCTGGAGCAGCGGCGA
Above is a window of Spirochaetota bacterium DNA encoding:
- a CDS encoding glyceraldehyde 3-phosphate dehydrogenase NAD-binding domain-containing protein, whose amino-acid sequence is MSSAVSPKAPVGVFGIGRIGKLLVWLISARKEHGAVVIATGRKTGRGVEDLATYLGYDSTYGPYSRFVGGFLGRGAVEVKNGELFLNGVRIIWLSDAAHRTPGGVPWAENGVEVVFDTTGKYTDPTVNDENALRGHLGHAKKVVLSAPFKIKKKGTPMPDDAVTLVGGVNFSAYDSARHSVISNASCTTNCCAPPIKALVDHFGERFISYSLTTVHAATNSQSVLDILPKDGEKDTRKKRSTLNNMIPTSTGAANAVIEVIPDIRELGIGSQASSIRVPTMTGSIVILDVSLLGDYDNEHVHGMFREYARKNPDIMRYSEEQLVSADIVGCTHSTIYDSRFTHRRTSKRGDRYYTMVDLNFWYDNEFGYVCSLGRLYDLLTGKH